One window of the Lactococcus lactis genome contains the following:
- the arcC gene encoding carbamate kinase encodes MVKRIVVALGGNAILSKDPSAKAQKEALEVTAEQLMPLIKDNDRQMVVTHGNGPQVGNLLLQQLGSDSEKNPAMPLDTVGAMTQGEIGFWTVQAFTRAMANNGLERYPVISAVTQTLVDENDPAFKNASKPIGPFYTEEQLPEIKKQLPDWELMEDAGRGYRRVVPSPKPLEIIEAKAFGPILESGSLLIASGGGGIPVIKDGNGYKGVEAVIDKDFSAAKLAEMVGADELLILTSGGDVYLNYGKENQVHLETVKVSEMRKYVDEERFAKGSMGPKVEAAVSFVERTGKTATITSLDNVENFVKSGSGTRIVP; translated from the coding sequence ATGGTAAAACGTATTGTTGTAGCCCTTGGTGGGAATGCTATTCTGTCGAAAGACCCATCAGCGAAGGCTCAAAAAGAAGCACTTGAAGTTACAGCTGAACAATTGATGCCATTAATTAAAGATAATGACCGGCAAATGGTTGTGACTCATGGAAATGGACCACAGGTTGGAAACTTACTTTTACAACAACTAGGTTCAGATAGTGAAAAAAATCCAGCTATGCCATTGGATACAGTTGGAGCAATGACCCAAGGTGAGATTGGTTTTTGGACCGTTCAAGCATTTACAAGAGCAATGGCAAATAATGGCTTGGAGCGTTATCCAGTTATTTCAGCAGTGACTCAAACATTGGTTGATGAAAATGATCCAGCTTTTAAAAATGCTAGTAAACCAATTGGTCCTTTTTACACAGAAGAACAATTGCCAGAAATTAAGAAGCAACTTCCTGATTGGGAATTAATGGAAGACGCTGGTCGCGGATATCGCCGAGTTGTTCCAAGTCCTAAACCACTTGAAATTATTGAAGCCAAAGCTTTTGGACCAATCTTAGAATCTGGTAGTCTATTGATTGCTTCTGGCGGTGGTGGAATTCCCGTCATTAAAGATGGTAATGGTTATAAAGGTGTTGAAGCCGTAATTGATAAAGATTTCTCTGCAGCTAAACTGGCTGAGATGGTTGGAGCAGACGAGCTTTTGATTTTAACAAGCGGTGGTGACGTATATTTGAACTATGGGAAAGAAAACCAAGTTCATTTGGAAACAGTCAAAGTTTCTGAAATGCGCAAATATGTTGACGAAGAACGCTTTGCAAAAGGTTCAATGGGACCAAAAGTCGAAGCAGCTGTTAGTTTTGTTGAACGAACAGGTAAGACTGCTACAATTACTAGCCTTGACAATGTTGAAAATTTTGTCAAATCTGGTAGTGGAACAAGAATTGTTCCTTAA
- the argS gene encoding arginine--tRNA ligase yields MDEKQLVSQALSAAIDGVLGVEQIAAIIEKPKSSDLGDLAFPAFQLAKTLRKSPQIIAGEIAEKIDTKGFEKVIAVGPYVNFFLDKNATASEVIREVLTEGEHYGDANIGQGGNVPIDMSAPNIAKPFSIGHLRSTVIGDSIAKIYEKLGYRPIKINHLGDWGKQFGLLITAYKKYGDEATITANPIDELLKLYVKINAEAKEDPEVDEEGRQWFLKMEQGDEEALRIWKWFSDVSLIEFNRIYGKLGVSFDHFMGESFYSDKMDAIVEDLESKNLLHESKGALIVDLEKYNLNPALIKKTDGATLYITRDLATAAYRKKTFNFVKSLYVVGGEQTNHFKQLKAVLKEAGYDWSDDMVHVPFGMVTQGGKKFSTRKGHVVKLEMALDEAVDRAEKQIEAKNPNLENKEEVAKQVGVGAVKFYDLKTDRNNGYDFDLDEMVSFEGETGPYVQYAHARIQSILRKANRKVDINNISLAVSDAEAWEIVKALKEFPNVVKRAADNYEPSVIAKYAISLAQAFNKYYAHVRILEDDAQLDGRLALISATSIVLKEALRLLGVAAPENM; encoded by the coding sequence ATGGATGAAAAACAATTAGTAAGCCAAGCACTGTCTGCTGCAATCGATGGTGTTCTTGGAGTAGAACAAATCGCGGCTATTATCGAAAAACCTAAATCGTCAGATTTAGGAGATTTAGCATTCCCAGCTTTTCAATTGGCCAAAACTCTCCGAAAATCTCCACAAATCATTGCTGGAGAAATTGCTGAGAAGATAGATACAAAAGGCTTTGAGAAAGTTATCGCAGTAGGACCATATGTTAACTTTTTCCTTGATAAAAATGCAACTGCCTCAGAAGTAATTCGAGAAGTTTTGACTGAAGGTGAACATTACGGTGATGCAAATATTGGTCAAGGAGGAAATGTTCCGATTGATATGTCTGCGCCAAATATTGCTAAACCTTTTTCAATTGGACATTTACGTTCAACTGTTATCGGGGATTCAATCGCCAAAATTTACGAAAAATTGGGTTATCGGCCAATCAAAATCAATCACTTGGGCGACTGGGGTAAACAATTTGGTCTTTTGATTACAGCTTACAAGAAATATGGTGATGAAGCTACAATTACAGCTAATCCGATTGATGAACTCTTGAAACTTTATGTCAAAATCAATGCTGAAGCTAAAGAAGATCCAGAAGTCGATGAAGAAGGACGTCAATGGTTCCTTAAAATGGAACAAGGCGATGAGGAAGCACTTCGCATTTGGAAATGGTTCTCAGATGTTTCTTTGATTGAATTTAACCGTATTTACGGAAAACTTGGTGTAAGTTTTGACCACTTCATGGGTGAAAGTTTCTATAGTGATAAAATGGACGCCATTGTTGAAGATTTAGAAAGTAAAAATCTTTTACACGAATCAAAAGGTGCTTTGATTGTTGACCTTGAAAAATATAACCTCAATCCAGCTTTGATTAAGAAAACAGATGGTGCAACACTCTATATTACACGTGACCTTGCAACAGCAGCTTACCGTAAAAAAACTTTCAATTTTGTGAAATCTCTTTATGTTGTTGGTGGCGAACAAACCAATCACTTTAAACAATTAAAAGCAGTTTTGAAAGAAGCTGGTTATGATTGGTCTGACGATATGGTGCACGTTCCATTTGGTATGGTAACTCAAGGTGGGAAAAAATTCTCAACTCGTAAAGGGCATGTCGTGAAATTGGAAATGGCACTTGACGAAGCAGTTGATCGTGCTGAAAAACAAATTGAAGCCAAAAATCCTAATTTGGAAAATAAAGAAGAAGTTGCCAAACAAGTTGGGGTTGGTGCTGTTAAATTCTATGACTTAAAAACTGATAGAAATAACGGTTATGACTTTGACTTGGACGAAATGGTTTCATTTGAAGGGGAAACAGGCCCTTATGTTCAATATGCACATGCTCGTATTCAATCAATTTTACGTAAAGCAAACCGTAAGGTAGATATTAATAATATTTCTCTCGCAGTTTCTGACGCTGAAGCTTGGGAAATTGTTAAAGCATTAAAAGAATTCCCAAATGTTGTTAAACGTGCTGCAGATAATTATGAACCATCTGTTATTGCTAAATATGCAATTTCGCTTGCGCAAGCTTTTAACAAATATTATGCTCATGTTCGCATTTTAGAAGATGATGCTCAATTGGATGGCCGTTTGGCTTTGATTAGCGCTACTTCAATCGTCTTGAAAGAAGCATTGCGTCTTCTTGGGGTTGCTGCACCTGAAAATATGTAA
- a CDS encoding basic amino acid/polyamine antiporter, producing the protein MDAENKKGIGLAALVAIIVSGAIGGGVFNLSNDLATNASPGGVIISWIVIGFGILMLVLSLNHLVVNKPELSGVSDYARAGFGNMVGFISGWGYWLSAWAGNIAFAVLMMTSVDYFFPGVFQAKNGSLTILSVIVVSIVSWGLTLLVMRGVEGAAAINAIVLVAKLIPLFVFVIAGIVTFKAGVFSAHFWQNFVANTNADGVIKSLTWSNMTGGDLFSQVKGSLMVMIWVFVGIEGAAMMGDRAKRKSDAGKASILGLIALLVIYILLSLLPFGFMSQQELANTGQPGLVHILNAMVGGWGGSLMAIGLVISLLGAWLSWTMLPVEATQQLSEQKLLPSWFGKLNDKGAPKNSLLLTQLIVQIFLIVTYFVADAYNVFVYLCTAVIMICYALVGLYLFKLGIQEKKTSNIIIGFIAAAFQILALYYSGWQFVWLSLILYAVGFILYALGKKEYGTKMSTAELIATFVLTVLGILAVFGVYGNWLGLQDALGIDGNTLLVAVVPLIVVTFIVYFVVRSDINKK; encoded by the coding sequence ATGGACGCAGAAAATAAAAAAGGAATTGGCCTTGCTGCTTTAGTTGCGATTATTGTTTCTGGAGCAATTGGTGGTGGGGTATTCAATCTCTCTAACGATTTAGCAACAAATGCATCACCTGGTGGTGTTATCATTTCATGGATCGTTATTGGTTTTGGTATTTTAATGTTGGTTTTATCACTAAATCATTTGGTGGTAAATAAACCTGAACTTTCAGGTGTATCAGATTATGCACGTGCTGGTTTTGGTAATATGGTTGGTTTCATCTCAGGTTGGGGTTATTGGTTATCTGCCTGGGCAGGTAACATTGCCTTTGCTGTTTTGATGATGACTTCCGTTGACTATTTCTTCCCCGGCGTATTTCAAGCTAAGAATGGTTCTTTGACCATTCTGTCAGTAATTGTTGTTTCAATTGTTTCGTGGGGATTGACCTTACTCGTTATGCGAGGTGTTGAAGGGGCTGCTGCTATTAATGCAATTGTCCTCGTTGCAAAATTGATTCCCTTGTTTGTTTTTGTAATTGCTGGAATAGTAACATTTAAAGCTGGAGTATTCAGCGCTCACTTCTGGCAAAATTTCGTTGCGAATACAAATGCTGATGGTGTCATCAAGAGTTTAACTTGGTCAAATATGACTGGCGGAGATTTATTCAGTCAAGTCAAAGGTTCACTTATGGTTATGATTTGGGTCTTTGTCGGTATTGAAGGTGCTGCTATGATGGGTGACCGTGCAAAACGTAAATCAGATGCCGGTAAAGCTTCAATTCTTGGTTTGATTGCCTTGTTAGTAATTTATATCTTGCTCTCATTATTACCATTTGGTTTTATGAGTCAACAAGAGTTAGCAAACACAGGACAACCTGGTTTAGTTCATATTTTGAACGCCATGGTTGGTGGTTGGGGTGGCTCACTAATGGCCATTGGTCTGGTGATTTCACTTCTTGGTGCTTGGTTATCATGGACAATGCTTCCAGTTGAGGCAACACAACAATTGTCAGAACAAAAATTACTTCCTAGTTGGTTTGGTAAACTTAATGACAAAGGTGCACCTAAAAACTCACTTTTGTTGACACAATTAATAGTTCAAATCTTCTTGATTGTTACTTATTTTGTAGCTGATGCTTACAATGTTTTTGTTTACCTTTGTACTGCTGTTATCATGATTTGTTACGCCTTAGTTGGTTTATACCTCTTTAAATTAGGGATTCAAGAAAAGAAAACAAGTAACATTATTATTGGTTTCATCGCAGCTGCTTTCCAAATTTTAGCATTGTACTATTCAGGTTGGCAATTTGTTTGGCTTTCATTAATTCTCTATGCTGTTGGTTTCATTCTTTATGCTTTGGGCAAAAAAGAATATGGCACTAAAATGTCCACAGCAGAATTAATTGCAACTTTTGTTTTAACAGTTTTAGGAATCCTTGCTGTTTTTGGAGTATATGGAAACTGGCTTGGCTTGCAAGATGCACTTGGAATTGATGGTAATACATTACTTGTTGCTGTTGTTCCACTGATTGTAGTGACATTTATTGTTTACTTTGTCGTTCGTAGCGATATTAACAAAAAATAA
- the argR gene encoding arginine repressor has protein sequence MKRDKRLEIIKEIVTNNKISTQEELQSLLLERGVEVTQATLSRDIRKLNIIKKRDKGESFYSFLTSGNSKINSDLQLYFYNFVISAKSVGALVVIRTKLGEADVLANALDDERDSRTDILGTIAGADTLLVICASEKAANILTAEIKYILLG, from the coding sequence ATGAAAAGAGATAAAAGATTAGAAATTATTAAAGAAATTGTGACAAATAATAAAATATCGACTCAAGAAGAGCTTCAATCTCTATTATTAGAACGCGGTGTAGAGGTAACACAAGCTACTTTATCAAGAGATATCAGAAAATTAAATATTATAAAAAAACGGGATAAAGGAGAGAGTTTTTACTCATTTTTGACTTCTGGCAATTCCAAAATTAATTCTGATTTGCAGTTGTATTTTTATAATTTTGTTATTTCAGCAAAATCTGTCGGAGCTTTAGTGGTTATTCGGACAAAATTGGGTGAGGCCGATGTGTTGGCGAATGCTTTAGATGACGAACGTGATAGTCGGACAGATATTTTAGGTACAATTGCCGGAGCAGATACTCTGCTCGTTATTTGTGCGTCCGAAAAAGCGGCAAATATTCTTACTGCGGAAATAAAGTATATTTTATTAGGATAA
- the murC gene encoding UDP-N-acetylmuramate--L-alanine ligase has product MEKTYHFTGIKGSGMSALALMLHQMGKKVQGSDSTDYFFTQRGLEQANVPLLPFDEKNIKPEFELIAGNAFRDDNNVEIAFAHKNGFPFKRYHEFLGHFMEDFTSIGVAGAHGKTSTTGMLAHVMSNIVDTSYLIGDGTGRGIEGSEYFVFESDEYERHFMPYHPEYTIMTNIDFDHPDYFEGIEDVTSAFQDYANNIKKGIFAYGEDVNLRKLTAKAPIYYYGFEANDDYRAENLVRSTRGSSFDAYFRGEKIGHFVVPAYGKHNVLNALSVVAVCHNLGLDMTEVADHLLTFRGVKRRFTEKKVGETVIIDDFAHHPTEIEATLDAARQKYPDREIVAVFQPHTFTRTIAFADEFAEVLDHADTVYLAQIYGSAREVDHHEITAQDLADKVRKPAKVIDLDNVSPLLDHDRGVYVFMGAGNIQKYELAFEKLLSQVSTNLQ; this is encoded by the coding sequence ATGGAAAAAACATATCATTTTACCGGTATTAAAGGTTCAGGCATGAGTGCACTTGCGCTAATGTTACATCAAATGGGAAAGAAAGTTCAAGGTTCGGACTCAACAGATTACTTTTTCACACAACGTGGTCTTGAACAAGCTAACGTACCACTTTTGCCTTTTGACGAAAAAAATATTAAGCCCGAATTTGAATTGATTGCTGGAAATGCTTTTCGCGATGATAACAATGTTGAAATTGCATTTGCCCATAAAAATGGATTTCCATTCAAACGTTATCATGAATTTTTGGGACATTTCATGGAAGATTTTACTAGCATCGGGGTTGCAGGTGCACATGGTAAAACTTCAACAACTGGAATGTTAGCTCACGTGATGTCTAATATCGTGGACACTTCTTACTTGATTGGTGACGGAACTGGTCGTGGGATTGAGGGAAGTGAATATTTTGTCTTTGAATCTGATGAATATGAACGTCATTTCATGCCTTATCATCCTGAATATACAATTATGACAAATATTGACTTTGACCATCCTGACTACTTTGAAGGAATTGAAGATGTCACCTCAGCTTTCCAAGATTATGCAAATAATATTAAAAAAGGTATTTTTGCTTACGGGGAAGATGTTAACTTACGTAAATTGACTGCCAAAGCACCTATTTACTATTATGGTTTTGAGGCTAATGACGATTATCGTGCCGAAAATTTGGTCAGAAGTACACGTGGCTCATCTTTTGATGCTTATTTCCGCGGTGAAAAAATTGGTCATTTTGTCGTTCCAGCTTATGGTAAACACAATGTATTGAATGCCTTGTCAGTTGTAGCCGTTTGTCATAATCTTGGGTTGGATATGACGGAAGTTGCAGACCACTTATTGACTTTCCGTGGAGTGAAACGTCGTTTCACTGAGAAAAAAGTAGGTGAGACAGTCATTATTGATGATTTTGCTCATCATCCAACTGAAATCGAAGCAACATTGGATGCTGCTCGTCAAAAATATCCTGATCGTGAAATCGTTGCTGTTTTCCAACCTCATACTTTTACTAGAACAATTGCTTTTGCTGACGAATTTGCAGAGGTGCTTGACCATGCGGATACCGTTTACCTTGCTCAAATTTACGGTTCAGCACGTGAAGTAGACCATCATGAAATTACAGCACAAGATTTAGCTGACAAAGTTCGTAAACCAGCTAAAGTAATTGATCTTGACAATGTATCGCCATTGTTGGATCATGACCGTGGGGTTTACGTCTTTATGGGAGCAGGAAATATTCAAAAATATGAACTTGCTTTTGAAAAGTTACTTAGCCAAGTCTCAACTAACTTACAATAA
- the arcA gene encoding arginine deiminase, giving the protein MNNGINVNSEIGKLKSVLLHRPGAEVENITPDTMKQLLFDDIPYLKIAQKEHDFFAQTLRDNGAETVYIENLATEVFEKSSETKEEFLSHLLHEAGYRPGRTYDGLTEYLTSMSTKDMVEKIYAGVRKNELDIKRTALSDMAGSDAENYFYLNPLPNAYFTRDPQASMGVGMTINKMTFPARQPESLITEYVMANHPRFKDTPIWRDRNHTTRIEGGDELILNKTTVAIGVSERTSSKTIQNLAKELFANPLSTFDTVLAVEIPHNHAMMHLDTVFTMINHDQFTVFPGIMDGAGNINVFILRPGKDDEVEIEHLTDLKAALKKVLNLSELDLIECGAGDPIAAPREQWNDGSNTLAIAPGEIVTYDRNYVTVELLKEHGIKVHEILSSELGRGRGGARCMSQPLWREDL; this is encoded by the coding sequence ATGAACAATGGAATTAATGTTAACTCAGAAATTGGGAAATTAAAATCAGTCCTCCTCCACCGCCCAGGTGCGGAAGTTGAAAATATTACCCCAGACACAATGAAACAACTTTTATTTGATGATATTCCATATCTCAAAATTGCTCAAAAAGAGCATGATTTCTTTGCTCAAACTTTGCGTGATAATGGTGCAGAAACTGTTTATATCGAAAATCTTGCAACAGAAGTTTTTGAAAAATCATCTGAAACAAAAGAAGAATTCTTAAGTCACTTATTACACGAAGCGGGTTACCGTCCAGGACGCACATATGATGGTTTGACTGAATATTTGACTTCAATGTCAACAAAAGATATGGTCGAAAAAATCTATGCTGGCGTTCGTAAAAATGAATTGGATATCAAACGTACAGCACTTAGCGATATGGCAGGATCTGATGCAGAAAATTATTTCTACCTCAATCCATTACCAAATGCCTACTTCACACGTGACCCACAAGCTTCAATGGGTGTCGGAATGACCATTAATAAAATGACCTTCCCAGCTCGTCAACCTGAAAGCTTGATTACAGAGTATGTTATGGCTAATCACCCACGTTTCAAAGATACTCCAATCTGGCGTGATCGTAACCATACCACTCGTATCGAAGGTGGTGATGAATTAATTCTTAACAAAACAACAGTAGCTATCGGGGTTTCAGAACGTACTTCATCTAAAACAATTCAAAATCTTGCTAAAGAGTTGTTTGCAAACCCACTTTCAACATTTGACACTGTACTTGCGGTTGAAATTCCTCATAACCATGCAATGATGCATTTGGATACAGTATTTACAATGATTAACCATGATCAATTTACTGTCTTCCCAGGAATTATGGATGGTGCTGGTAATATCAATGTCTTCATTCTTCGCCCTGGTAAAGATGACGAAGTTGAAATTGAACATTTGACTGACCTTAAAGCAGCACTCAAGAAAGTCTTGAATCTTTCAGAACTTGACTTAATTGAATGTGGTGCAGGTGATCCAATTGCAGCTCCTCGCGAACAATGGAATGATGGTTCAAATACACTTGCTATCGCACCCGGTGAAATCGTTACTTACGACCGTAACTATGTAACTGTTGAGTTATTGAAAGAACATGGAATCAAAGTTCATGAAATTCTTTCAAGCGAACTTGGTCGTGGCCGTGGTGGTGCACGTTGTATGTCACAACCACTTTGGCGTGAAGATTTGTAA
- the argF gene encoding ornithine carbamoyltransferase, with protein MTSPLITKAEVNSVFQGRSLLAEKDFTPAEINYLVDFGLHLKALKQQNIPHHYLEGKNIALLFAKTSTRTRAAFTTAAIDLGAHPEYLGANDIQLGIKESTEDTARVLGSMFDAIERRGFSQKEVEDLAKYSGVPVWNGLTDDWHPTQMIADFMTVKENFGHLKGLTLVYVGDGRNNMANSLIVTGSMLGVNVHIVAPDSLHPTKEVMDIANKFAEKSGAKPLATSNIEEGVKGANIIYSDVWVSMGESNWEERVKLLTPYRITMDMLKMTGNADNGQLIFMHCLPAFHDTETEYGKEIKEKYGLTEMEVTDEVFRSKYARQFEEAENRMHSIKAIMAATLGNLFIPAVPEDFK; from the coding sequence ATGACATCACCACTTATTACAAAAGCAGAAGTAAACTCAGTATTCCAAGGTCGCAGCTTACTTGCTGAAAAAGATTTCACACCAGCTGAAATTAACTACCTTGTTGATTTTGGTCTTCATTTGAAAGCATTGAAACAACAAAATATTCCTCACCACTACCTTGAAGGTAAAAATATTGCCTTGCTCTTTGCAAAAACTTCAACTCGTACACGTGCTGCCTTTACAACTGCTGCAATTGACCTTGGGGCTCATCCAGAATACCTTGGAGCTAACGATATTCAATTGGGAATTAAAGAATCAACAGAAGATACAGCTCGCGTGCTTGGTTCAATGTTTGATGCTATCGAACGTCGTGGATTTTCTCAAAAAGAAGTTGAAGATTTGGCAAAATACTCTGGTGTTCCAGTTTGGAATGGTTTGACAGATGATTGGCATCCAACACAAATGATTGCAGACTTTATGACTGTTAAAGAAAACTTTGGACATCTTAAAGGTTTGACATTAGTCTACGTAGGCGATGGTCGTAACAACATGGCAAACTCACTTATCGTAACTGGTTCTATGCTTGGTGTGAATGTTCATATTGTTGCTCCAGATTCACTTCATCCTACTAAAGAAGTTATGGATATTGCAAATAAATTTGCTGAAAAATCAGGTGCTAAACCCCTTGCAACTTCAAATATTGAAGAAGGTGTTAAAGGCGCAAACATTATTTACTCAGACGTTTGGGTATCAATGGGAGAATCTAACTGGGAAGAACGTGTTAAACTTTTGACTCCATATCGTATCACAATGGATATGCTTAAAATGACTGGAAATGCTGACAATGGTCAATTGATCTTTATGCACTGCTTACCAGCATTCCATGATACTGAAACTGAATATGGTAAAGAAATCAAAGAAAAATATGGTTTGACAGAAATGGAAGTGACTGACGAAGTATTCCGTTCTAAATATGCTCGACAATTTGAAGAAGCAGAAAATCGTATGCACTCTATCAAAGCAATCATGGCTGCAACTTTGGGTAATTTATTTATCCCAGCAGTTCCTGAAGATTTTAAATAA
- a CDS encoding aminotransferase codes for MELVQFGCEDWLNVWEKSATIDIAQSTIDSLSLEEVLAFEEDNGEAFMSQMMKEKFSYGWIEGSPAFKSEVAKLYKRVPEDNILSTNGATGANFLTILGLIGQGDHVIAQYPSYQQLYDWPKTLGAQVDYWHIKEENNWLPQIEELRRLVKSNTKLICLNNAAQPTGAIMSPKFLSEVVEIARSVDAYILCDEVYLPLDEETPYSPIADLYEKGISTNSISKTYSVPGIRVGWVATQDRDLCNEFRKIRDYTLICTGVFDDAVAALVLKHKDKVLERARKIVKGNLSILKEWVENEPLVSMVYPNAVSVSFVKFEELDPTKTEDFAIQLLREKGVLIIPGNRFDLPGYARIGYCTDETTLRQGLKLLSEFLREYQV; via the coding sequence ATGGAACTTGTACAATTTGGTTGTGAAGACTGGCTCAATGTTTGGGAAAAATCTGCAACGATTGATATTGCTCAGTCAACCATTGATTCGTTATCTTTGGAAGAAGTTTTGGCCTTTGAAGAAGATAATGGCGAAGCTTTTATGTCACAGATGATGAAAGAAAAATTCAGTTATGGTTGGATTGAGGGTTCACCAGCCTTTAAATCAGAAGTGGCAAAACTTTATAAAAGAGTGCCAGAGGATAATATTTTATCTACAAATGGAGCTACCGGAGCAAATTTCCTTACAATTTTAGGATTAATTGGTCAAGGCGATCATGTGATTGCTCAATATCCTTCTTATCAACAACTGTATGATTGGCCTAAAACATTAGGTGCCCAAGTTGATTATTGGCATATTAAAGAAGAAAATAATTGGTTGCCACAAATTGAAGAATTACGTCGTTTAGTTAAAAGTAATACAAAACTCATTTGTTTAAACAATGCGGCCCAACCCACTGGAGCAATCATGAGTCCTAAATTTTTGTCAGAAGTGGTTGAAATTGCACGCAGTGTTGATGCTTATATTCTTTGTGATGAAGTTTATCTTCCACTAGATGAAGAAACGCCTTATTCACCTATTGCTGATTTATATGAAAAAGGAATATCAACTAACTCTATTTCTAAAACTTATTCTGTACCAGGAATTCGTGTGGGTTGGGTAGCCACTCAAGACCGTGACCTTTGTAATGAATTTAGAAAAATCCGGGATTATACCTTGATTTGTACCGGGGTATTTGATGACGCCGTAGCGGCTTTAGTATTGAAACATAAAGATAAAGTACTTGAACGCGCTCGTAAAATTGTCAAAGGTAATTTATCAATTTTGAAAGAATGGGTGGAAAATGAACCTTTAGTCTCAATGGTTTATCCCAATGCAGTCTCTGTAAGTTTTGTTAAATTTGAAGAACTTGATCCGACAAAAACTGAAGATTTTGCAATCCAACTTCTTCGTGAAAAAGGTGTCCTAATTATTCCTGGAAATCGTTTTGATTTACCAGGCTATGCTAGGATTGGATATTGTACAGATGAAACAACCTTACGTCAAGGCCTTAAACTCTTATCTGAATTTTTGAGAGAATATCAGGTTTGA
- the arcC gene encoding carbamate kinase: MVRRMVVALGGNAILTDDPTAKAQEKALETTAEQLIPLIRNNDVEMVVTHGNGPQVGNLLLQQLAADSPKNPAMPIDTAVAMTQGQIGFWMGQAFTRALIKNNMERVPVISVVTRTVVDKDDQAFEKPTKPIGPFYDEKGLAEMKAQYPDWVFVEDSGRGYRRVVPSPKPTRIVEAEAIKPLISSSVLVTVSGGGGIPVIETKDGYEGVEAVIDKDFSAAKVAELVEADNLLILTAVDNVFVNFNKPNQKKLETVTMAEMKAYIEEGQFAAGSMLPKVEAAMEFVARTGRPATITSLENLEDFLNNDSGTKIIP; this comes from the coding sequence ATGGTAAGACGTATGGTCGTAGCCCTAGGTGGTAACGCTATTTTAACAGATGACCCAACAGCAAAAGCGCAAGAAAAAGCACTTGAAACAACAGCAGAACAATTAATTCCTCTTATTAGAAATAATGATGTGGAAATGGTTGTCACTCATGGTAACGGACCACAAGTCGGAAATCTTTTATTGCAACAATTAGCGGCGGATAGTCCTAAAAATCCAGCTATGCCAATTGATACAGCTGTTGCAATGACTCAAGGACAAATTGGTTTCTGGATGGGGCAAGCTTTTACAAGAGCTTTGATAAAAAATAATATGGAACGTGTTCCAGTCATCTCTGTAGTGACTCGTACAGTTGTTGATAAGGATGACCAAGCTTTTGAAAAACCTACTAAACCAATTGGTCCATTCTACGATGAAAAAGGATTGGCAGAAATGAAAGCTCAATACCCCGACTGGGTATTTGTTGAAGATTCTGGCCGCGGCTATCGAAGAGTAGTTCCAAGTCCTAAACCAACACGTATCGTTGAAGCCGAAGCGATTAAGCCACTAATCTCATCAAGTGTTTTGGTGACTGTATCTGGTGGTGGTGGAATTCCTGTCATTGAAACTAAGGATGGTTATGAAGGGGTTGAAGCTGTTATTGATAAAGACTTTTCAGCAGCGAAAGTAGCTGAACTTGTTGAAGCAGATAATCTTTTGATTTTGACTGCGGTAGATAATGTTTTTGTTAATTTCAATAAACCTAATCAGAAAAAACTAGAAACAGTAACAATGGCAGAAATGAAAGCTTATATTGAAGAAGGTCAATTTGCTGCAGGTTCAATGCTTCCGAAAGTCGAAGCAGCAATGGAATTTGTTGCTCGTACAGGTCGTCCTGCAACAATTACTTCTTTGGAAAATCTTGAAGACTTCCTCAATAATGATTCAGGAACAAAGATTATTCCTTAA